One genomic window of bacterium includes the following:
- a CDS encoding right-handed parallel beta-helix repeat-containing protein, with amino-acid sequence MKKYFTKLSCCVFAYAVLLLYVQPSWSRLVFTLPGTLASSVNALHVGDTLLLKNGVHQIKSIRVETDSVAILGEPGAIIRGDRTGQVLKILGNHVSIGGITVEGSGTNPVESDAAIAVYALNARIFDCKFQDYCHGIYLERAHFATITNNRFTGRNDRPERENGNAIHLYLTNGATITANEFHGGLDGVYFDVCDGGKTVANRATTVRYGVHYMNSRNQVCANNRVSESFVGVAVMYAASVVVSGNYLHDNLRANAYGILLQDIESCTVSGNNVIANEAGFLIENVRASVLSQNRVERNRTAMELFSNCSKTEVVQNDFIANSVALKTKTITREPRFTTKFFNNYWSTLNRVDFDDDGIVDLPMRIDEPFEQLLGEQPLLRLLQGTPAHYLWNTIGLLQTKAVHIIDPKPQRWEVTSLSLKMNRHDSHIFTTILTLLISATLLLCLMKHSRR; translated from the coding sequence ATGAAGAAATATTTCACGAAACTTTCTTGCTGTGTTTTTGCTTATGCAGTTCTGCTGTTGTATGTACAGCCGAGTTGGTCGCGTCTCGTTTTCACACTTCCCGGAACACTCGCCTCCTCAGTAAACGCATTACATGTTGGCGATACGCTGCTTTTGAAAAACGGAGTTCACCAAATTAAGTCGATTCGTGTTGAAACCGACTCAGTCGCAATCCTTGGTGAACCGGGAGCCATCATTCGTGGTGATCGCACTGGTCAAGTTCTCAAGATTTTAGGAAATCATGTCAGCATTGGTGGCATAACGGTTGAAGGATCCGGCACGAATCCGGTGGAAAGCGATGCGGCAATCGCGGTGTATGCGCTTAATGCAAGAATATTTGACTGCAAGTTTCAGGATTATTGTCATGGTATTTATCTGGAGCGAGCGCACTTTGCGACGATAACCAACAATCGCTTTACCGGTCGCAACGACCGTCCCGAGCGGGAAAATGGCAATGCCATTCACTTGTATCTTACCAACGGAGCAACAATAACTGCGAATGAATTTCATGGTGGGTTGGATGGCGTTTACTTCGATGTGTGCGATGGTGGAAAGACGGTAGCGAATCGTGCGACAACTGTTCGATACGGAGTTCATTACATGAATTCCCGGAACCAAGTATGCGCCAACAATCGCGTATCGGAGAGCTTTGTCGGGGTTGCGGTGATGTATGCGGCGAGTGTCGTCGTAAGTGGCAATTACTTACACGATAACTTGCGGGCAAACGCTTACGGGATACTATTACAGGACATTGAGAGCTGTACAGTTTCCGGAAACAACGTCATAGCGAATGAAGCGGGGTTTCTGATTGAGAATGTTCGAGCGAGTGTATTGTCGCAGAATCGCGTCGAACGAAATCGAACTGCGATGGAGTTGTTTTCCAATTGCAGTAAAACCGAAGTCGTACAAAACGATTTCATAGCAAATAGCGTTGCACTCAAGACAAAGACCATCACACGCGAACCGCGGTTTACCACTAAGTTTTTTAACAATTACTGGAGTACGCTCAATCGAGTCGATTTCGACGACGACGGTATCGTCGATCTTCCGATGCGAATCGATGAACCGTTCGAGCAATTGTTAGGGGAACAGCCGCTGCTGCGGTTACTGCAAGGGACGCCGGCACATTACCTTTGGAATACGATTGGATTATTACAAACAAAAGCGGTACATATCATCGATCCCAAACCACAACGATGGGAAGTTACATCGCTATCACTAAAAATGAATCGACACGACAGTCATATTTTCACAACGATTCTGACTCTACTTATTAGTGCCACTCTTTTACTTTGCCTTATGAAGCACAGCCGCCGATGA
- a CDS encoding DNA-3-methyladenine glycosylase I, producing the protein MSNDCCQWAQSNPYLRKYHDEEYGVPIHNDNQLFERLVLEQMQAGLSWLIVLKKRDALVQAFHEFEIEKVAKYDDNDIQRLLANEGIIRNRRKIAAAISNAVILADWHRTRNTFDAWLRERSRRNLDLPAWVKEFRAVFAFTGTEIVKEFLYSIGIFSIEHEPQCFLAKVRNHPVFDSEE; encoded by the coding sequence ATGAGCAACGATTGTTGTCAGTGGGCGCAGTCGAATCCATATTTGCGCAAATATCACGACGAAGAATACGGCGTACCGATCCATAACGATAACCAGTTATTCGAGCGGTTGGTTCTGGAACAGATGCAGGCGGGGCTGTCGTGGTTGATCGTTCTCAAAAAACGCGATGCGTTGGTGCAAGCATTCCACGAATTCGAAATTGAAAAAGTTGCGAAGTACGATGATAACGATATCCAGCGTCTCTTGGCTAACGAGGGCATTATCCGCAACCGACGAAAGATTGCCGCAGCAATCAGCAATGCAGTGATACTCGCCGATTGGCACCGGACTCGTAACACATTCGACGCTTGGCTGCGGGAACGTTCGCGTAGGAACTTGGACTTGCCGGCGTGGGTTAAAGAGTTTCGCGCGGTCTTTGCGTTCACAGGTACCGAAATTGTCAAGGAATTCTTGTACAGTATCGGAATATTTTCTATCGAGCATGAGCCGCAATGCTTTTTGGCGAAAGTGCGGAACCACCCAGTCTTTGATTCGGAGGAATAG
- a CDS encoding aldo/keto reductase: MQYRKLGNSDLTVSNLCLGTMTMGWANDETESHQILDRAVEAGITFIDTADIYSRWVEGNPGGVSETYIGNWLKRKRSIGSLSDKLVIATKVRGRMWEGEDGEGLSERHIMRAVEDSLRRLQIETIDLYQCHAPDPNTPIEETWHALAKLVRDGKVRWLGLSNFSGAQHREIIAIADRDGLPRPVSTQPKYNLTVRNEVEVDLLPVVKEANIGMIPYSPLEGGLLTGKYRPNATLPDRSRHTLNGRAPDKLTPTVVKTLGVMDAIAKKRRFPLAQIALAWMLARDWMTSPIIGATSIKQLEESLPASDIKLSKEEVAELDVASWEEELPVSFGNRT; the protein is encoded by the coding sequence GTGCAATACCGGAAATTGGGCAATAGTGATCTTACCGTGTCGAATCTATGTTTAGGTACGATGACGATGGGATGGGCAAACGACGAAACGGAATCACATCAAATTCTTGACCGCGCAGTCGAAGCGGGTATTACTTTCATTGACACCGCCGATATTTATAGCCGTTGGGTCGAAGGAAATCCCGGCGGCGTTTCCGAAACTTACATTGGCAATTGGTTGAAGCGAAAACGTTCGATCGGCAGTCTAAGCGACAAACTTGTGATTGCGACCAAAGTGCGTGGAAGAATGTGGGAAGGCGAAGATGGCGAAGGGCTTTCGGAACGCCACATCATGCGCGCTGTCGAAGACTCGTTGCGACGATTGCAAATCGAGACCATCGATCTTTATCAGTGTCACGCTCCCGATCCCAATACTCCCATAGAAGAAACCTGGCACGCATTGGCGAAACTGGTGCGCGATGGAAAAGTCCGTTGGCTTGGTCTATCGAATTTCAGCGGAGCGCAGCATCGGGAAATCATCGCCATCGCAGATCGTGACGGGTTACCACGTCCGGTATCGACCCAACCGAAATACAATCTTACAGTGCGTAACGAAGTCGAAGTCGATTTACTACCGGTTGTGAAAGAAGCGAATATTGGAATGATTCCATACAGCCCACTCGAAGGTGGGTTACTCACCGGTAAGTATCGACCGAATGCCACGTTGCCGGATCGTTCGCGGCATACCTTGAACGGACGCGCACCAGACAAACTAACACCAACAGTTGTAAAGACGTTAGGAGTGATGGATGCGATTGCTAAGAAACGGCGATTTCCGCTCGCTCAAATTGCCCTCGCTTGGATGTTGGCACGGGATTGGATGACAAGTCCAATCATCGGAGCCACTTCGATCAAGCAATTGGAAGAATCGTTACCAGCTTCTGACATCAAGCTGTCAAAGGAGGAAGTCGCCGAGCTTGATGTGGCTTCGTGGGAAGAAGAGCTTCCCGTTTCTTTCGGAAATCGGACATAA